The window GCGTACGAATCGCTTCGACGCGCAATTGGCCGCCCTGACTCACGTCAACGTAGTGGCCATCGTCGCCGCATTGCTGTCGGGAACACTGACACGGTTGCATGTCAGCGAGCGCAATGCGTTTTCCCATGACAAGCATGTCAATCCCGACTTCATGGTCCGTCTGGCGTATCTGGTGGCGCCGCTGCTGTATCGGCTGATTCCCAATCCGGTGATCTGCGTCTCGCGAGGTGTCGCCCAGGATCTGGTCGACACCACCATTGCACGTGGCCGGGACGTGACCATTGCCGACAACCCGGTCCTTGATGACGACTTTCGCAACAAAGCGCCGCAGCGGCCCGGTCACCGCTGGCTCCTGGAAAAGTCCGGACAGGTGATTGTCGCCGTGGGGCGCCTGGCGGCGCAAAAAGGCTTCGACACCTTGATCAGCGCCTTCGCCTTGTTGCCGGACACCAACACGCGCCTGATCATTTTTGGCGAAGGCGCGCTGAGGGTCCCGTTGCAAGACCTGGCCCGAACCCTGGGCGTGGCGGATCGAGTCGATCTGCCGGGCTATGCCAGCGACCCTGTGGCTGAAGTGGCAGCAGCCGACTGCTTTGTGCTGTCGTCGCGCTTCGAGGGCAGTCCCAATGCGCTGGTCGAAGCCTTGTCCACCGGCACTCCTGTGGTGTCGACTCGCTGCCCCCATGGCCCGCAAGACATTCTCCTCGGAGGCATCGTCGCGCCACTGGTGGCCGTCGACGACCCGGCCGCCCTGGCCCAAGCGATTGCTCTGCAACTCTCGACACCACGAGATTTGCAGCGGCTGTCCCGCATCGATGCCGCAGCGCGCTTCATGAATGGCCGCGCAGTCGAAACCTACCTTGCGGCGTTGCTCCGGAGACCATCGCCATGAGTACGCTGGAGATCAGATATAGCACCCTGCGCGACGCCTTCACTCTGTTCGGCGTGCTGTTCTACATCCAGGTCATCACGTTTGTCCTGAGTCTGGGCAGCGCATCCAGTTTCGGTGACATCAACAAAGACCTCGAAGGCAACGTCGCCAACCAGATCTGCGGCCTCATCACACTGTTGGTGCCCCTGTTCTTCTTCATCCGCAACAAAGTGTTCCTGAGCAAAACCTTTTACCGCAGCAACTTCTTTCTACTCGTGTTCATAGTCTGTGTCGTTGCATCGATCGGTTGGTCCAACGATCCGATGCTGAGTCTCAAGCGGTTTATCGCACTGCTCAGCGTGATGTTTTTTGCCGGCTTCATCGCCTATAACTACCCGCTTGAAAAAATCACCTACATGCTCGGCTGTGCCATCGGCGTGGCGGCGATGATCGGATTGATACTCGCCGTGGTCATGCCTGACGTCGCGTTCTTGTCCGGTGGCATTCGTGACGGGGCATTCAAGGGGGTTTTTGCAGAAAAGAACGCTGGGGCCCGGCTCAACGCAATTGCCATCCTGTTGTTGATACCGACTATCCGCCAACGCAATCGCTGGGCCCTCTTCTGCTCGTTTTTTTCGCTGATCGCCATCCTGCTCGCGCAATCGGCAACCGGCGTGGCATTGATCGTTTCCGGTACGCTGAGCTACTGGTATTTCCTCACCTTGATCCGGCTCCGGATCAACCGCTCGCAGTGGCTGTTTTTCGGTTGCACGCTGGCGTTCCTGCTGGTTTGCCTGTTGCTGTACAACCATCTTTCGTGGCTGCTGGAGATGGCCGGTCGTGATCCGTCGCTCACTGACCGAACATTGATCTGGGAGCTGCTCGCGCCATTTATCGACGATCAATGGCTCAAGGGCTACGGCTTTGGTGCCTTCTGGGCCAGCCCCGACGCTGATGCTTTCATCCGTCGCTGGGGCTATATAGGCAATGCCCACAGCGGTTACGTGGAAACCCTGCTCAATGGCGGCGCTATCCAGCTGGCTGCGCTGATCCTGCTGCTGGCCGAAGCGCTGCTCAAACAATACCGCGCCGTAACGGCCAACCAGGCCGCACAGTTTCGCGCCAGCGCCCTGGTGATCATCGGCTTGTTCATCGTCACCAATTATGTGGCGTACGTGATTCCCAATTACCGCTCCGCCGAGTTTTTGGTGTTTTGCACCCTGGCCCTGTCCTTTCGGCATCACCACGCGACATACCCCGAGTCATCACCGACAACCCTGCGCCAGCGTCAGGCTGGCCGAGAATTCCAGCGCGATTCAGCCAAGGCGTAACAAAAAGGAGAACCACCCGTGCCAAACCAAGCCACCCCCTTAGCGCATTCCGTGTGTGTCGTGATCCCGATGTACAACGGCGCCGGCAGCATTGAGCAAACCTTGTCGTCCCTGGCCGAGCAAACCCGACTGCCCGACCACGTCATCGTCGTCGACGACGGGTCCACCGATGACGGACCACAACGGGTCCGAGACTTCGTGGCGCCGTTTCGCCTCACGCTGTTGCAGCAAGCCAACGAAGGCCAGGCCAGCGCCCGTAACCACGGCATGCGGCACTCCCAAGAGACTTTTGTTGCAATGCTCGATGCCGATGATCAATTTCGTCCGCAAAAGCTGGAACTGCAGCTGGCTCTGTATGAAGAACTCAGTCAACAGGGCCGCCCCGTGGGATTGATCGACTGCTACACCCAGGTCAATTACAGCGATGGCAGGCGGCAACTGGACAACATTCTCAAGAACGGCAGGCATTTCTACGACTTCATCCACGCCAACGTCGTCAACGGCGTATCCACCGCGCTGGTCAAGCGCGACGTGATCATGCAACTGGGCGGCTTCGATGCCAGCCTGCGTTATTCCGAAGACCGCTTCATGTGGACGCGTATCGCAGAACACTGGGAGATCCACACGGTGCCCCAGGTGCTGCTGGAACGCACGGTCAACAGCGGCAACATGACCGCGCAACCGAAAAAGTATTACCAGAACAAGATCCGCTTCATCGAGGTGTACCTCGCCCGCTACGGCGCGCAGTTAAGTAAGCAGCAACGGATCGATTTCGTGCTGGGCAACCACTCAGACTTTCTCAATGCGTTTTCCCGACGCGACGAGCATGCCGAGGTAATCGACGTGTACCGGCGAATGCTTGAGTGCTCCTGGCAAACCCTGATCTTCAACAACGGCAAATCGACCTTGCGCTACCTCTATGCCCGCGCCCGGACATTGCGAAAGGCAACGGCATCAACCACCGCTCATTGAACCGGTATTCGCCATGGCCAATCATCGACTGGTTACATTGACCTGGATCTTCACCGAGAAATTCGGCCTGATCTTCCTGTCTATGATTACCTTTGTTGTCTATGCCAGGCTGCTGTCGCCCGCCGAGCTGGGTGTGGGCACGGTCATCATTGCCATCGTCGAGTTGATCGGCCTGGTTTATTCATCGGTACTGGAAGACCCACTGGTACGACTCGAACGGCTGGAAGACAAACACATCAGCACGGCGTTCTGGGCATCGGTACTGGTCAGCCTGGCGTCCATCGTCGTCGTCTCGGTCGCGGTGGTGCTGTACACCTCCGACTCGGTGTTGCGATGGATGACGGCGGTGGCCTCGGTGAAGATTCTTTTCACCATGATGGCCCGTGTCTATGTGGCGCAAATGCGCCGCAGCGGCGACTTCAGGACGCTGGCCTCGCGCACATTACTGGGCAAGGTGCTGGGTGGCGTTGGCGGCATCGCTGTTGCGCTTTGGGGGTTGGGGGCCTGGGCGGTCGTTGCCCAGGCCGTGATCATGGAACTGGTGTCCATCATCGTATTGATGCGCGCAGATCCGCGACGCATTGCCTTTTACATTGACGGGCCGTTCCTGCGCGAACTATTGAAAGCCGGCGCACCGGTTGCAATCAACGCCCTGAGTTCCCAGACACTGCAGCGTGGGGTCAACGTGGTGCTCGGGATGGCAGCCGGCGCGAACGCGGTCGGCATGTTCAACATGGCAATGCGCATCATCGAACTGCCGCGCACTGCGATCTATAACGGTCTACTGAGCTACGCGCTGC of the Pseudomonas sp. MAG733B genome contains:
- a CDS encoding glycosyltransferase; protein product: MKKLLIILHDLSAGGAEKMMARLASALVDAGNDVTLLMLTGGGLHAAHLDPRVKQVELRSPRTARAVPALARFLRTNRFDAQLAALTHVNVVAIVAALLSGTLTRLHVSERNAFSHDKHVNPDFMVRLAYLVAPLLYRLIPNPVICVSRGVAQDLVDTTIARGRDVTIADNPVLDDDFRNKAPQRPGHRWLLEKSGQVIVAVGRLAAQKGFDTLISAFALLPDTNTRLIIFGEGALRVPLQDLARTLGVADRVDLPGYASDPVAEVAAADCFVLSSRFEGSPNALVEALSTGTPVVSTRCPHGPQDILLGGIVAPLVAVDDPAALAQAIALQLSTPRDLQRLSRIDAAARFMNGRAVETYLAALLRRPSP
- a CDS encoding O-antigen ligase family protein; its protein translation is MSTLEIRYSTLRDAFTLFGVLFYIQVITFVLSLGSASSFGDINKDLEGNVANQICGLITLLVPLFFFIRNKVFLSKTFYRSNFFLLVFIVCVVASIGWSNDPMLSLKRFIALLSVMFFAGFIAYNYPLEKITYMLGCAIGVAAMIGLILAVVMPDVAFLSGGIRDGAFKGVFAEKNAGARLNAIAILLLIPTIRQRNRWALFCSFFSLIAILLAQSATGVALIVSGTLSYWYFLTLIRLRINRSQWLFFGCTLAFLLVCLLLYNHLSWLLEMAGRDPSLTDRTLIWELLAPFIDDQWLKGYGFGAFWASPDADAFIRRWGYIGNAHSGYVETLLNGGAIQLAALILLLAEALLKQYRAVTANQAAQFRASALVIIGLFIVTNYVAYVIPNYRSAEFLVFCTLALSFRHHHATYPESSPTTLRQRQAGREFQRDSAKA
- a CDS encoding glycosyltransferase family A protein, yielding MPNQATPLAHSVCVVIPMYNGAGSIEQTLSSLAEQTRLPDHVIVVDDGSTDDGPQRVRDFVAPFRLTLLQQANEGQASARNHGMRHSQETFVAMLDADDQFRPQKLELQLALYEELSQQGRPVGLIDCYTQVNYSDGRRQLDNILKNGRHFYDFIHANVVNGVSTALVKRDVIMQLGGFDASLRYSEDRFMWTRIAEHWEIHTVPQVLLERTVNSGNMTAQPKKYYQNKIRFIEVYLARYGAQLSKQQRIDFVLGNHSDFLNAFSRRDEHAEVIDVYRRMLECSWQTLIFNNGKSTLRYLYARARTLRKATASTTAH
- a CDS encoding oligosaccharide flippase family protein, coding for MANHRLVTLTWIFTEKFGLIFLSMITFVVYARLLSPAELGVGTVIIAIVELIGLVYSSVLEDPLVRLERLEDKHISTAFWASVLVSLASIVVVSVAVVLYTSDSVLRWMTAVASVKILFTMMARVYVAQMRRSGDFRTLASRTLLGKVLGGVGGIAVALWGLGAWAVVAQAVIMELVSIIVLMRADPRRIAFYIDGPFLRELLKAGAPVAINALSSQTLQRGVNVVLGMAAGANAVGMFNMAMRIIELPRTAIYNGLLSYALPAFARRSAEPLRLLGIIGDSTAISSFLLTPLFIGIALTANDLILLIFGAKWVEAIPLLQVLACTAAIGNTAMYATTALVAVNRSHLTIKAEVATTVLALALVYFFGSVYGGMAAAIALLVRMLIITPLQIRGLNAAIGYGWHRFFDSNYRSVIASLVMAAVVLYVSPQLGFQGNLHLICNIVVGALSYAVAYSVMHPRWPQEFKSVFTAR